CACCTTGTGCAGAGCAAATCTGTCATAGTTGATGTCAGAGAAACACTGCAGGGTGAGGGTCATTCCAGGGTCCAGGATATGGCCTTGGTGAGTCAGCAGAGAGGGCTTCTTGGACAGCCCTAGAGGGAAGGTGACAGCTAGAGACTGAGGTTTGGTTCTTACCAAACACCTTTGCCCTCCTCTCCTGCCTTTGTGCATGTCCCCTCTTCTCCCCAGTCAGGGCAGTGTTCAAGAACACAGGCTctccattttttccttctctacctGCAACTCAGCAGAGGGGCAGGCCTGTGGCAAAGGACTTAGGGCCTCAGAAAATGTTTGGAGAATGATAGTGGGGACTTACCTGAGATGAGTATTTGTTGGAGAGCACTAGGTACTGACCACAGCTGTGGGGCATTCTTGTAGTAACCGTAACATCTGAATGCCCCTGTATGGGTTGGGGTTGTGGGTCCTATAATAAACAGGGCTCGGTACTGTCCACTAGAAGATATATGCTCTGTGTCCAGTGAGTTGCCGAATTTCTTATCTTCCTTGGTGAGAATGAATTTATCGTAGGGAAAGTCTGAGGCACAGTGGAGTGTCATGTTCCCTCCAGCTGTCACCACAGGGCTGGGCAGTACTGACAGCCTGGGTTCATAGTATTCATAGATTCCTAGGAGAGAAGGAGGCTGTCTGTTACATGTTCTCACACCATCCCAGTGTTCTCTTGGGATACTCTGTGGGAAGGAATAATCCTGAGAGCAGAGCCTGGGGTTGAGAATCTGACTGTCCCCTCACCTGTCACCACCAGCTCCAGGGTGTCACTGGGCTGTGACCAACCAGCTGAGCCGTAACAATAACAGCGATATTGCCCTGCATGTTGTAGTGTCACAGAAGGGATGAAGAACTTGCCCTTGTTCCCAGGCTCCTGTAGggtctgtgtgctctgtgttTTTTGGCTTTTCTCATTATGCAGAAAATATACTTCTGCATCCAGGTTCCCCTGACACCAGATGGTCATTGCTCTTTTGGAGGTGATCACAGATCCTGGTTCAGCCTTGATGGTTGGTTTTTGGAGATTACCTACATAGAAATCAGAGTGAAGCACATGGGTGTGTTGGAAAGTGGCCCAGAGAATGTCCCACCAGAAGATGTTGCCTTTGTCGTTTTCATCCTTCTCCCATACAATTCACCAGAAGACAACTTCccattcttccctcctccctgataTGACAcagtcctccccacctcccttctctcccagatTCACTGCTCCTCTGTTTTAGAGAAGAGAAGGCTTTTTAGTGATATTGACTGAACATGGCATAAAAAGATGCTAGAACACTAGGCCCACACCCTCACATGAGGATTGGACAAGGCAAGCCACTAGGAACACAAAGATCCCTTGTGTAGGCAAAAGTGTCAGAGAgatccccactcccactgttaggagtcctatAAGAAACTGAAGCAAGCCAGGTGCTTCTGGAACACACATGTAATCTGCGtacaaaggaggcagaggcaggtggatttctgacttggAGGATAGCCTGATCTACCGAATGAGTTCCAGGTAAATAAATTAGAACTACACAGTGAAATAAAATCCCCCTACcactaaaaaaaatgttttttgtttttgttttttttttttgttttttttttttttttgtttttttttggtttttcgagacagggtttctctgtgtagccctggctgtcctggaactcactttgtagaccaggctggcctcgaactcagaaatccgcctgcctctgcctcccaagtgctgggattaaaggcgtgcgccaccacgcccagctgtttttgtttttttttgtatggttgttctgtttttggtttttcgggacagggtttctctgtatagccctggctgtcctggaactcactctgtagaccaggctggcctgtaactcagaaatccacctgcctctgcctcccaagtcctgggattaaaggtgtatgccactataCCCGGTTATAAAAAATGTTATCATTTGGAGCAGTCACAGCATGTATGCAGAGGTCCTAGGGTACACCAGTGCAGGCTTTGTGAGCCCTCAGGattcctgcttagttgattctgtgctCTCCAGGGCGTGTCCTCCGGGTGTCCTCAACCTCTCTAGCTACCAtcatccttcctctctctgttttccaGAATCTCGGAGCTCTGGTGGATGGTGCTACAGCTGCTCCAGAGTAACCGAAGCCCTCATAAAGCATCATCTCCCTAATGGGCACTCTGGGCTTGGCTGTCACTGTGAGTCTTGGACTCACTGTTTCCTGTGCTCTGTGTCAAAGTTCAAAAGAGCCCTGGATCCCCACATACACCGCACATCAAGTGGTCTCTGAAACCTGTATGATTTCAATATCATTCTATGGAAGGCTGAGGTTCCTCACCTGAGACCAGGAGCTCCACGGATTCACTTGGAGGTGACCACACATATGGTCTGTTCCTGTCATAACTGTAACATCTGCATATCCATCTCTGGTTGGGGGTCACAGGGCCCACAGAGAACAGGGCGTGGTACTTCCTTGTAGAGTAATTATACTGTGAGTCTTGTGTCCACGAGAGCTTCTGTGGTCCTTCTACAGTCAGAATGAACTTGTGATCGTTGTGCCAGGACTCACACTGGAGGGTGACATACCCTCCTGAAGTTACCACAGGGCTGGCTTGGGCTAAAAGGCTGGGTGTCCAGTAGTGtcctgaagaaaaggaggagtCAGTTAAATATCCCCAAGCCTCATTATTCTCCTTGGCTCTGAGGTTCCCACAGTGAGGGTGGGCATTCCTGTTAACAGAGCCAAGTCTGGACATTTATAACCTGAGGCCTAGGATCCTGTGTGTCTCTCACCTGTCACCACCAGCTCCAGGAGGTCACTGTAGCCTGATGATTTATACTGGGTGCTGTAGGAACATCGATATTGACCTGCATTACTCAGGTCTACATTTGAGAATGAGAATTCAGccttgttttctggcttctgtttgttctttgttacgGTTTTATATAGCTTTCCATCTTTATAGAGGCGGTACTCATTGGCTCCAATTGTCTCTTCACACAAGAAGGTCACCTTAGTCCTCCTGGAGACCACAGAGTCTGGCTGTACTCTGAGGATAGGCTTAGGGAGGGACCCTGCAAGTAACAGAGCAACTAGGACTCAGGACAAACACACTCAGATTGCAGTCCTTAACCCCATGGCCTTCCTGCCACCCACAGGACTCACACACAGGTGGTGTTTTCCACCATCACAGCCCAGGCATGGCTCCTGGATATGAAGAAAAGAGCATTTCAGGTCAGCTGCAGACACACTCACCTGTCAGCACTGGGATCCAGAGGCTCAGAGTCAGTCCTGGAAGAGAGTTCTTTGTAAGAGATTTGTCCCTAAGGCTGAGCAAGTCTGCAGAAACATCTGAGAACCTGGGGTTTCCTTTTGGGTGCGTGCTGGTCTACAGGCCATGATCATTTCCAGACCTCagtatcccctccccctcttcacaTCTCACCAAGACGGAGCAGGGCTGTGAAGGTGCAGGACATGGCATCTCCCCTCAGTGGCTGCAACTGTGCTCAAGGGCAGAGCTACAGAGCCTTTCTGAAGGGATTGTGTACAGGGTGTGGCACTGGAGGCAGGGCAGTCCCCATGACATGGTCATATATCAGCAGCCCCACAGAAAGAGGAACTGCCCTCCTCAGCACCATGCTCTGACTTCCTCAATGGTGTGACTAGGCCAGGCAGTAGACCCTCTGCCATTAGTTCTTACACAGATGGCGTTTCCTCATCCCACCAGTGTCTGCCTCACCTGTGCACATTACTGTCATGGCCATATTGTAGCAAACATGTGTGAACATTTCACACAACAGTACAAATTTACGTGTGgttttctttgttcctctttgTTTTATGGgaactatttctttcttttcaacagTTTTGATGTTTCTGAGAAGGATCTTCCTGTATATCTGCCTGGAGTGTGATTGATGACAGCTTTTTCTTCTTAGTCTCAAGCGATGCATTACCACTGGGCATTacaattggtttttgttttttatgtttgtgttttcccttCCAATTTTAgggtacatatttctattcattttttagtgtttgtttgtgtgtctctatgtttgtttgtatatacacatgcatgtgtgtcaaagcacatgtatggaggtcagaataCAACTTCAGCAATCAGTTTTCCTTGTCCAGTGTGGATCCTGTCAACAGAGTCAGGTCTTATTTTGGCAGCAGACACTTATGTTCTGAGCCATATCAGTGTCTCATCACTTACCATCATCGTTTTCCTAAGTCCTTTTGCTTAGTTAACAAATTATCTTGTCATGGGGTTACTGGTCCACACAGGTGCaggtttatttgagtttctggggATACAGGTTGTAGGTGTACGAATATgaccataattcttttttttggtttattaatcattccatttgtttacatctcaaatgatatcccacttcctggtgttCCCTTCACCAACCCCCCATCCTACATATGGTAACCCATTCTTTTTGCCTGTATGAGACTGCCCATGACCCCTCCACACTCTCGCCCACTGCTCAAACATCCCcccactctggggcatcaaaGCAGTCTTCCCTCCCATTGCTGTGAGAGagtccattctctgctacatgtgtatctggagtcatggattcctccaggtacactccttagttggtggtctagactctgggagaactgggtggtcatgCCAgcctatgagtttgaggctcttccacacattttcttatattagattcagtatatctggttttaggtggaggtccttgatccacttggacttgagctttgtacaaggagataaagatGGATCgatctgcattcttctacatgcagactgggAGTTGAactagaaccatttgttgaaaatgctgtcttttttcccctggatggttttagctcccttgtcaaagatcaagtaaccatagctgtgtgggttcacttctgggtcttcaattttaccTCATTGATGTACCTATCTGTATCTGTACCAAttccatgcactttttatcactattgctctatagtatagattaaggtcagggatggtgatttccaaagaaattcttttattgttaagagtcgttttcactatcctgggttttttttttttttttttttttgttattccaaatgaatttgagaattgccctttctaattctatgaagaatctagtgggaattttgatgggactgcattgaatctgtagattgcttttggtaagatggttgCCATGGTTCTTGTTGAAGTTCCACACACAGTGGTGCAGGCATGGGCAGTATTTGTGAGCACCACTGTATCATTGTGTTGCAGTTGTAAACTTGAGAAGCTAGCTTTGTGGTTGGTGGAGAATGCCACCACACAGGCCCAGCACCAACTGCAGCGTTGATCTTTTTGGATGTTGTAGTCATCCAGGGTTTTATCTTTCTCCATCTGCTGGTAGGAAGTACCGGCAGCTGCTAGAGTTTTGATGACATGACTTCTTGGTCCTGGGTctcagtcttgacttccttagTGGAATCTCTGAATTCAACCTCAAAAATGACTGACTAGCTCTGCAGTGCCTCACCAAATATTGACATGTTTGTATCTGCACGGTGGCACAGTTCAAAAGAAAGAGCTCAGGAAAATTGcatttttcctgtttatttttcattagggATTGGTGGAACAGCCCCCAATGTTCTAAGCACATACTCTACCTGTGAGCTACAAGCCAAATTTCCTCTGTAGGTTTCAattttttggtgttttaattttttctctattttctttttcctatgcTGATGGGTTTAGTTATCTTTGTGGTTGTATGGAGACAGTCCCTGGCTATGTCTTCCTGGTTGACTTGGATCTGGTTATGTAGACCAGTCTAAACTGGCCTTCATAGAGCTCTCCTCCCTATGGTTCAAAAGTGCAGGGATGAGAGATGTGAGCCACCTTACTGACTCCTGTGTTTATAATTTTAAGTCTATATGAATTCCATTCCTGTGTATACTGTGTGTTGATTGAGTCTTTATCCCCACATCTTCCCTTTTTCTTACCCTGTCCACCAGCTTACCCTTCTTACTAACCTgaatgtatttttgtttcttcccaTGAACTTCTGGTTTTTGGAAATATGCTATTCAATCCTATGAGAGTTCTTATTTCCCCCTTTCATTTGATAaacttgtgtattttttttctctttctggctgAGGTTTTTCTTGatgtgagctgctgctgctgcttcttcttctccttcttccccttcttcttcttcttcttcttcttcttcttcttcttcttcttcttcttcttcttcttcttcttcttcttcttcttcttcttcttcttcttcttcttttccttctccttctcttcctgttcctcctctttctcctcctccttcctccccctcctcccccctcctcctcctcctcctcctcctcctcctcctcctcctcttcttcttcttcttcttcttcttcttcttcttcttcttcttcctctgggtGGGGAGGTttgggagacaaggtttctctctatagccctgggtgtcctggaacgcactctgtagatgaggctggcctggaacttagaaatccacctgcatctgcatccaaagtgctgggattaaaggtgtgctccaaaACTTCCCAGCTgagctcatttcttttcttttctttttttttttttttcatttttggagacagggtttctctgtatagccctggctgtcctggaactcactttgtagatcagggtggcctcaaactcagcaatcctcctgcctctgcctctcaggtgctgggattaaaggtgtgtgccaccactgcccagctgagctCATTTCTCAATCCAGAGACCTGTCCAGTGACCTGCAGTGGCCTGTCCTGGAGAttgttgtggaatctttgtgtCTTGGAGGCTTTTTGCATAATGGAGCTTGGAGGCTTTTTGCATAATGGAGCACTTGGTCTGAAGTTGTGCTTGTGGTGTTTGCTGATGCCTTATTGATATTCTGGCTAGATATTCTGTTTAATGTCAAAGTGGTTAGAGTGGTCTGAATCATCTTGTTATCTGTCTCTTCCTGCATGTTTTGTGTGggtgtttatgttttaaaattttcattttagatCTATTTAATTTACaggtatgagtattttgctttcatatgtgtgtgtgtttgtgtgtgtgcaacatgTGCTTGCCTTGTATATGTTGTGTTCAGAAGAGATCACTGGATTCCCTGGGTCTCAACTTTTTGTGAATCACAATACAGGTGCTTGGGTTTGAGCTCAGGCCCTCTGCCAGAGCAATCAGTGCCTTAACCATTGGGCTGCTTCTCTATTTCTGAGTCAATCTTCATGACAGTATCTTTAGTCATTTgcttgattttttgttgttgttgtttgtttgtttgtttgtttgtttttttgtttttggtcctCAGACAGCCATTTTTTCCTTCTGGTGTACCAAGTGCATTACTCCAAATCTCACTGAAATTTAAGTTTGTATCTGCTATCAATCTTTGCTGGAATACcagctctctctttcttcctcattttaGCAATCAGTGGTTTAAAATATTAAGCCATGTGGTTTAATTCAACTCTCTCCCAAGCTCTTTCCCAGTCCAgtgcccttccttctctcctaacTATCTgctcctcccttcttccattcAGTCCAGTTTGTGCTGTCCTTATATAACTGGCCACACCCTTAGTGAAAACTGACACTCTCTTTCCAGGAGCTCTCAGGTTCCAATAGCTCACACCTAAGGGTGGGATCTCTCATTTTCCATCCCCATGCTGGGTTTAGTCTGTATTGGGCGTTTATGGGACTTTAGATACTATGCCAGCTCTGTGAGCTCATCTCTGCAAGCTTTCAGCACGCTCAGAGAAGAGCCTTCCTGTAGTCATCCGTCATCTCTAGGTCTTAGGATTTCTCAGCCTCCACGTTTGTAATGATCCTGTGCTAAGACTGTGTTCTCTGAGGGAAATCTTCTAACTCCGCATCACTTTGAAGGATGGGCCCAGGAGTAACATGTGTCCTGGTTATCTCATAGTGTGATGAGATAGAGGTTACTTTGTATTTTCCCCTTTCATTACTGAGCCTAGAAAATGTACACACTTGCTTATTATGTGGCTGTCTATACATGCCCTCTATCAAATTAGAGAAGAGATAAGTTGTTAAAGTACTTAATTGGTTTCCTCAGAGGCCTGGGTTTTATATCCAGCTCTGCATGAATCTGATGTAGTTGCTCATCTGTGTGATTTCAGCTCCCGACAGATGTACTTAGTAGTAGAGGTCATTATGCAATAAGTTTGAATCAGCCCACGATATATTCTACCTTttcccaaaacaacaacagcaacaacaacaacaactaaaagttCTCTACAGTATGTGATGGACAATGTTAACAACATTTTATGCCTCTGTTTGCCTTCCAAGAATTAATgattaatatattttctataaagCTCTCACAGCGGAGGCATACCCCAAGTTTTGCATTACATCCTATTGTAAAGTGCCATTTCTGACCCAGTCTCTATTTCATGAACCTTGGGAACTGTCATGCCCTGTGTGTCAGATGACTGTGGTGTCTCTTTTCTGGCCAGCTGTTTTTCTTGACCTGACAGTATGTGATGAGTTATGGCATTGTACTGTGAGGTCAGTCACACCATCCTCCCCATAGGCAGGAAGAGATGCTGCCCTCTCCTGGTTAGATGATCTCCATGTGAGGAACTTGCCTCAGATGACTTTTAGCCATACATGGCCTCTCCTCACTGAGTCACCTCATATGTAGTACTGATTTGTCAGATGCAGAAAGCTGGCAGAGACTTCTCTCTTGTTGGTGGATATGAACTCCTTAGGGCATTGTGTCATGCTTGCTCTCCCACATTGCCCCATTGATGttacctccccaccccacattcTCTGAGCACATAGTGAGATGGACTCTGTTGTGTCAGACCTACAATCCTATTGTCTATATGAGTTTTTGCAGGTGAGGATGACTCCTGTTGCTTCATGCTGGTAAAATTCGGGTTTCTCTCCTGAATTTTCCTCAGCCTCGAGCCACATCTAAGTGGCTGTGTCTTGAAGGTGGGCTGTGTTTTTGTGTGACTTCTTTTGCATCCACACTCTAATATTTCATTGTTTTGGGAAGGGTGTGGATTCTGTTTCTCCACTTGAGTGCAAATCCTCATTGTAAATATTTGATTTCATCATGGTTCTTCATCTATTAGAGGGAACCCATTTTCATTTGTCTGTGAGTGAAAGTccaacacatacacgcacatgcacatgcacatgcacaggcacagggAGACTGAGAGCACTATGAGAGGTTTCCTTTCATAGATCAACCTTACCTTTTGGAATAAAACCTATGTTGATCATGTGCATCATCCCTCTTACTTGCCATGGTGAGCTACTGGCTAATATTTAGTTCAGGGTATTGTTTCTCTCCTTGGACACAAGAAACGCCTCCTCTTGTTCCATGATTGACTAGGTAAGGCTCTTTTCTCTCCTAAGAACACTCTTGTCATGACACAATTGATAGAGATAGTATCATTTTTTATAATTCACTAACTAACATATTCCCTATATGGGTCCACTgttgttcctttttctcttcttatcCCAGTCTGACAGTCCCATCTTCccaatcccctccccccttctgctCTGATAAGAGCAGCCCCTAACCCATGAGAAACAACCCAATGTAGCACATCGATTTGTttgcaggactaagtgcatcctctctcactgagggatCCAAAGACAGGCAAGAGACCCAGACAGCTGCCACCCCAATTGCTAGGGTACTCACGTGAAGTTCAAGGTGCAcatgtgctacatatgtgtaagGCCTAGGTTCATCCCAAGCATGATTGCTTTTCCATGGTTTGGTTTCTGTGAGCTCCCACTGGGTCATGTTATTTGACTCTGTAGGTGTccttgtgatgtccttgacccctctgcctcccttgattgttccccttactctttctctcgactccccaagctctgccttttGTTTGGCTGTCAGTCTCTGCGTCTATTTTATCTGCTGCTGAAttaagctccccacccccacccccccggacagggtttctctgtatagccctggccgtcctggaactcactttgtagatcaggctggcctcgaactcagaaatcctcctgcctctggattAAGCTTCTTAGAAGACAGttattttacagtccagtctttagaCACGGCAGAATATCCTTAATAGTGTCAGCAGTCATTTCTCTCCCTTGGGATGGATCTACACAGCCAAACAATAGACGGAGCTCAGAGAGTCTTGTGTAAGAGTGGGAAGTAAGATTAAGGTAGTGACAGGGGACAAGAACACCTCAAAGAAGACCTATAAAGTTAACTATGTTGGGCCCATGTGGACGCAGAGAAAATGGACCATCAACCAAACCATGCTTGATCTAGGTGACCTACAAATACGTAGCCATGTTAGGTCAATCATTGCTTGGCcatccctcaatctctgctccatgttTATTTTGGccaatcttctctctctctcttttaatgatgtatttatttattttatgtatacgagtacactgtagctgtacagatggttgtgagtcttcatgtggttgttgggaattgaactttggaCCTCTGCTCAATCCAGTCAGCCCTGCCTGCTCTGGTCAACACCActggctcagtccctgcttgctctggcccaagatttatttattatgatacttacgtacactgtagctgtcttcagactcaccagagtGCCTAGGGATCTAGGTTTGTTGACacggttgttcttcctatggggtttccatTCCTTTCAGTATCCCCAGTCCTGCacttaactcttccactggggtgcCTTACCCCAGTCCAATCGATGGCTGTAAGtaactgcatctgtttcagtcagctgctggtagagactCTCAAAGGGTAATcttgctaagctcctgtctgaaagcacaatatggcatcagtaatagtgtcagggtttgatgcCTGTGTATGGAATTGTTCCCAAGGTGGaccagtcactggatggtcctacctacagtctctgttccattttgtccctgcatttttttaGGTATCCTGAGCTtctgggctcatatccacttatcagtgagtgcatatcatgtgtgttcttttgtgattgggttacctcattcaggatgatattttctagttccatccatttgtgtaagaatttcatgaattcgttgtttttaacagctgagtagtactccattgtgtaaatgtaccacattttctgtatccattcctctgttgagggacatgtgggttctttccagcttctggctattataaataagactgccatgaacatagtggagcatgtgtccttattacaagttgaaacatcttttgggtatatgcccaggagtggtattgctggatcctcaggtagtactatgtccaattttctgaggaggtgctaaactgatttccagggtagttgaaatcccaccagcaatgggagaatgttcctctttctccacatctttgccagcattggCTCTCACcttaatttttggtcttagctattctgactgttgtgaaatggaatttttaaagtgggttattttgatttacatttccctgatgactaaggatgttgaccatttctttaggtgcttgtcagccatttggtattactcagttgaaaattctgggtgcccttgcatttggggcataggtgctcagaactgagagttcttggtagattttcctctgatgagtatgaagtatccttccttatcttttttgatgacttttggttgaacatcgattttatttgatattagaatggctacttccatttgtttcttgggaccatttgtttggaaattttttttccagccctttattctgaggtagtgtttgatACTGatatgcatttcctgtatgcagcaaaatgctggttcatgtttacttatccagtctgttagtctatttcctGTATGTCTTAgtctatttttttgagacagggtttctctgtgtagtcctggctgtcctggaactcactttgtagaccaggct
This Mus musculus strain C57BL/6J chromosome 7, GRCm38.p6 C57BL/6J DNA region includes the following protein-coding sequences:
- the Pirb gene encoding leukocyte immunoglobulin-like receptor subfamily B member 3 isoform 1 precursor (isoform 1 precursor is encoded by transcript variant 1); the protein is MSCTFTALLRLGLTLSLWIPVLTGSLPKPILRVQPDSVVSRRTKVTFLCEETIGANEYRLYKDGKLYKTVTKNKQKPENKAEFSFSNVDLSNAGQYRCSYSTQYKSSGYSDLLELVVTGHYWTPSLLAQASPVVTSGGYVTLQCESWHNDHKFILTVEGPQKLSWTQDSQYNYSTRKYHALFSVGPVTPNQRWICRCYSYDRNRPYVWSPPSESVELLVSGNLQKPTIKAEPGSVITSKRAMTIWCQGNLDAEVYFLHNEKSQKTQSTQTLQEPGNKGKFFIPSVTLQHAGQYRCYCYGSAGWSQPSDTLELVVTGIYEYYEPRLSVLPSPVVTAGGNMTLHCASDFPYDKFILTKEDKKFGNSLDTEHISSSGQYRALFIIGPTTPTHTGAFRCYGYYKNAPQLWSVPSALQQILISGLSKKPSLLTHQGHILDPGMTLTLQCFSDINYDRFALHKVGGADIMQHSSQQTDTGFSVANFTLGYVSSSTGGQYRCYGAHNLSSEWSASSEPLDILITGQLPLTPSLSVQPNHTVHSGETVSLLCWSMDSVDTFILSKEGSAQQPLRLKSKSHDQQSQAEFSMSAVTSHLSGTYRCYGAQDSSFYLLSSASAPVELTVSGPIETSTPPPTMSMPLGGLHMYLKALIGVSVAFILFLFIFIFILLRRRHRGKFRKDVQKEKDLQLSSGAEEPITRKGELQKRPNPAAATQEESLYASVEDMQTEDGVELNSWTPPEEDPQGETYAQVKPSRLRKAGHVSPSVMSREQLNTEYEQAEEGQGANNQAAESGESQDVTYAQLCSRTLRQGAAASPLSQAGEAPEEPSVYATLAAARPEAVPKDMEQ
- the Pirb gene encoding leukocyte immunoglobulin-like receptor subfamily B member 3 isoform 2 precursor (isoform 2 precursor is encoded by transcript variant 2) is translated as MSCTFTALLRLGLTLSLWIPVLTGSLPKPILRVQPDSVVSRRTKVTFLCEETIGANEYRLYKDGKLYKTVTKNKQKPENKAEFSFSNVDLSNAGQYRCSYSTQYKSSGYSDLLELVVTGHYWTPSLLAQASPVVTSGGYVTLQCESWHNDHKFILTVEGPQKLSWTQDSQYNYSTRKYHALFSVGPVTPNQRWICRCYSYDRNRPYVWSPPSESVELLVSGNLQKPTIKAEPGSVITSKRAMTIWCQGNLDAEVYFLHNEKSQKTQSTQTLQEPGNKGKFFIPSVTLQHAGQYRCYCYGSAGWSQPSDTLELVVTGIYEYYEPRLSVLPSPVVTAGGNMTLHCASDFPYDKFILTKEDKKFGNSLDTEHISSSGQYRALFIIGPTTPTHTGAFRCYGYYKNAPQLWSVPSALQQILISGLSKKPSLLTHQGHILDPGMTLTLQCFSDINYDRFALHKVGGADIMQHSSQQTDTGFSVANFTLGYVSSSTGGQYRCYGAHNLSSEWSASSEPLDILITGQLPLTPSLSVQPNHTVHSGETVSLLCWSMDSVDTFILSKEGSAQQPLRLKSKSHDQQSQAEFSMSAVTSHLSGTYRCYGAQDSSFYLLSSASAPVELTVSGPIETSTPPPTMSMPLGGLHMYLKALIGVSVAFILFLFIFIFILLRRRHRGKFRKDGEEVQKEKDLQLSSGAEEPITRKGELQKRPNPAAATQEESLYASVEDMQTEDGVELNSWTPPEEDPQGETYAQVKPSRLRKAGHVSPSVMSREQLNTEYEQAEEGQGANNQAAESGESQDVTYAQLCSRTLRQGAAASPLSQAGEAPEEPSVYATLAAARPEAVPKDMEQ
- the Pirb gene encoding leukocyte immunoglobulin-like receptor subfamily B member 3 isoform X2, whose translation is MSCTFTALLRLGLTLSLWIPVLTGSLPKPILRVQPDSVVSRRTKVTFLCEETIGANEYRLYKDGKLYKTVTKNKQKPENKAEFSFSNVDLSNAGQYRCSYSTQYKSSGYSDLLELVVTGHYWTPSLLAQASPVVTSGGYVTLQCESWHNDHKFILTVEGPQKLSWTQDSQYNYSTRKYHALFSVGPVTPNQRWICRCYSYDRNRPYVWSPPSESVELLVSGNLQKPTIKAEPGSVITSKRAMTIWCQGNLDAEVYFLHNEKSQKTQSTQTLQEPGNKGKFFIPSVTLQHAGQYRCYCYGSAGWSQPSDTLELVVTGIYEYYEPRLSVLPSPVVTAGGNMTLHCASDFPYDKFILTKEDKKFGNSLDTEHISSSGQYRALFIIGPTTPTHTGAFRCYGYYKNAPQLWSVPSALQQILISGLSKKPSLLTHQGHILDPGMTLTLQCFSDINYDRFALHKVGGADIMQHSSQQTDTGFSVANFTLGYVSSSTGGQYRCYGAHNLSSEWSASSEPLDILITVQPNHTVHSGETVSLLCWSMDSVDTFILSKEGSAQQPLRLKSKSHDQQSQAEFSMSAVTSHLSGTYRCYGAQDSSFYLLSSASAPVELTVSGPIETSTPPPTMSMPLGGLHMYLKALIGVSVAFILFLFIFIFILLRRRHRGKFRKDVQKEKDLQLSSGAEEPITRKGELQKRPNPAAATQEESLYASVEDMQTEDGVELNSWTPPEEDPQGETYAQVKPSRLRKAGHVSPSVMSREQLNTEYEQAEEGQGANNQAAESGESQDVTYAQLCSRTLRQGAAASPLSQAGEAPEEPSVYATLAAARPEAVPKDMEQ
- the Pirb gene encoding leukocyte immunoglobulin-like receptor subfamily B member 3 isoform X1 — protein: MSCTFTALLRLGLTLSLWIPVLTGSLPKPILRVQPDSVVSRRTKVTFLCEETIGANEYRLYKDGKLYKTVTKNKQKPENKAEFSFSNVDLSNAGQYRCSYSTQYKSSGYSDLLELVVTGHYWTPSLLAQASPVVTSGGYVTLQCESWHNDHKFILTVEGPQKLSWTQDSQYNYSTRKYHALFSVGPVTPNQRWICRCYSYDRNRPYVWSPPSESVELLVSGNLQKPTIKAEPGSVITSKRAMTIWCQGNLDAEVYFLHNEKSQKTQSTQTLQEPGNKGKFFIPSVTLQHAGQYRCYCYGSAGWSQPSDTLELVVTGIYEYYEPRLSVLPSPVVTAGGNMTLHCASDFPYDKFILTKEDKKFGNSLDTEHISSSGQYRALFIIGPTTPTHTGAFRCYGYYKNAPQLWSVPSALQQILISGLSKKPSLLTHQGHILDPGMTLTLQCFSDINYDRFALHKVGGADIMQHSSQQTDTGFSVANFTLGYVSSSTGGQYRCYGAHNLSSEWSASSEPLDILITVQPNHTVHSGETVSLLCWSMDSVDTFILSKEGSAQQPLRLKSKSHDQQSQAEFSMSAVTSHLSGTYRCYGAQDSSFYLLSSASAPVELTVSGPIETSTPPPTMSMPLGGLHMYLKALIGVSVAFILFLFIFIFILLRRRHRGKFRKDGEEVQKEKDLQLSSGAEEPITRKGELQKRPNPAAATQEESLYASVEDMQTEDGVELNSWTPPEEDPQGETYAQVKPSRLRKAGHVSPSVMSREQLNTEYEQAEEGQGANNQAAESGESQDVTYAQLCSRTLRQGAAASPLSQAGEAPEEPSVYATLAAARPEAVPKDMEQ